The region GAACAGGGGTTGAAAGTTCAAAAAGATTTTTAATTATGTGATAGATTTTGAAGGTTTTATACAATAATTATGGTGTAGCTTTCTTAAGATATGTAAACGAAAAAAACTGTATCTTGTAATATTTACTCACTTGGAGACAATTATACTGTGATTAAAAAATTTGAAAAAAAAGGAACCGCAATGAAGTGGCTTGTTTACCTGTCTCTATTCTTAGGCTTTACGTATATTTTAAATAGTGCTCCACTGGAACTCAAAGATGGGGATCGTGTTGCCTTTGTCGGAGGTACATTTATTGAGCGCGAAGCGGAATATTCTTTAATTGAAACTTATTTAACTTTAGCTCATGCCGAAAAGGATATAAAATTCCGCAATCTCGGCTGGTCAGCAGATACCGTTAGAGGTGAATCACGCGGCTATGAAAAAATCGGAGCAGGTTATGCTCCATTATTAAAAAAGGTTTCCGATACTAAACCGACAAAAATTATTCTTGCTTATGGTGCCAATGAAGCCTGGTCGGGTAAAACAGGCTTAGACAAATTTGTTCAGGATTACAAAACGCTGATCAATGATTTAAAAGTCAGAAATAATGCCGAAATCATTTTGATGAGCACACCGCGTCAGGAAAATCTGGGCGGAGCGTATCCAAACCCTGCAGATTATAATCACTTGCTTAAAATCTATTTTTCTGCAGTCGAAAAATTGGCTGCTGACCAGGGGCTTACTTACATCGACCTCTTTAGTGAAATCCAAGATATCAAAGGTTTGACCACAAATTCAATCCACCTCAACGAAGATGGCTACAGACGCATTGCAGAAGTTCTCAGTGGCTTGAAGAAAAATGATCACAGTAAAATAACTAAAAAAGGACTAGCTGAGGGGACTTATGACGTTCAAGTAAAAGGAAAAATGCTTTTTAGAACGCAGGCATCTGAATTGGGAAAAGGGCTTGAGCTCAAACATTTAAAACTCCACGAAAAGCTTCTTCAGAAAGAAATTAGAGACAAAAATGAACAGTTTTTCCACGCTTGGCGCCCGCAAAACAACTCCTATATCTTTGGCTTCAGAAAGCATGAGCAGGGACAGAACAGTAAAGAAGTTATTGAGTTTGCCGAAAAAGTAGTCGGCTATGAAAAGAGAATTACTGAATTAAAGAAACTGACAAAAGTCAGTCCTCAATTTGTCCTCGCTTCTGAAATCAAGAGAAAAGCTAGTTCGGATAATGAAAAACTTATTTTACCTCCTGAAGAGGAAATCAAGACTTTTAATTTACCAAATGATCTCGAGGTATCGTTGTTTGCTACTGAGCCGATGATCATCAACCCAACGAATATGAACTGGGATAGCAAAGGGCGTCTTTGGGTAGCCTGCACACCAGATTACCCTCAAATTAAGCCGGGGCATCTCGCCAGTGACCAAATTGTTGTTCTTGAGGATACAGATAATGATGGAAAAGCTGATAAGCATCACGTCTTTGTTGATAATGTTTTGATCCCCACCGGTGTTCTACCGGGCAATGGCGGTGTCTATGTTTCCAACTCAACTGAATTGATTCACTACAAAGATACAGACGGCGACATGAGAGCCGATGAGAAAAAAATTATCATGTCAGGTTTTGGTACGGAAGACACTCACCATATTATCCACACGCCTTATTGGGGGCAGGATGGTATGCTCTACTTTAGTCAATCAATTTACATTAACAGCCATATCGAAACTCCCTGGGGAGTCGAGCGTCTTTGGGCCGGCGGCATTTGGCAGTATAACCCCCATACAGAACGCCTTCAGGTTTATTCCCGCGGTTTAGTTAACGCCTGGGGATTTAGTATGGATAAATACGGTCAGACTTTTGCTACAGATGGTGCTGGTGCTCACGGTATCAATTATCAGTTCCCGGGTGTAGCTCAACTCACGGCACGCGGAACAAGTCATTTGTACCCGGGGCTCAACCCCGGTCAGCCCAAGCACTGTGGACTAGAGACGATTTCGGGTGATCATTTCCCGGAAAAATATCGTGGTCTCATGGTCACTAATGACTTTCGCGGTCATCGCACAAATACTTTTAAACTCACTGAAAATGGCAGTGCCTTTGTTTCCAATCAGCAACTTGACATAATATCTACCGGCTCAGGAAAACTTGATCGCAGTGGCAAAGGCGGAGGCTTCCGTCCTGTGGATGTAAAAATGGGACCTGATGGAGCACTCTATATTGCCGATTGGTCAAATATCATTATTCAGCACGGTGAAGTGGATTTTCGCGATAAGCGCAGAGATCAATCTCATGGTCGTGTTTGGAAAATTAAAGCAAAGGGAAAAGACTTAAAAAGAACTGTTGATTTCACTTCCTTATCAACAGCAAAATTGCTTGAAAACCTCAAGTCTGATGATCGCTATGTCGCTGACATGACCAAGCGTGTCCTTATTGAAAGAGGGGCAGACTCAGTAGAGCCTGAGCTCCTTAAGTTTCTCACTAAAGAGCAGAGCGACTATACAAAACTTCAGGCTCTATGGTTGCGCAGAGGATTCAACTTGCCGGATAGTCAGTTACTGCTCGATGTTTTAAGTTCAGAAGATTACCACATTCGTGCAGCCGCTCTGCGCGTAGCCGCCCAGCAGTACAGCAAGGATCCAGGTATTTTGAAAATATTTAAAGTATTTATTCGTGATAAAGCAGCTATTGTTCGCCTTGAAGCTGTTAACGGAGTGAGAGCTTTAAACAGTAAAGAAGCAGTAGAAGTAGCACTCCAAGCCCTAGATAGTGAAGTTGATAAGACAATTGATTATGCGCTGAAGCTTACCGTAAGAAAACTAGCTCAGCAATGGATTGGTAAAACGCTTTTTAACGGCAATATCAAGCACCTAATTTACGCAGTAAGTGCAAGTGAAAACCCCAGAGCTTTAGACGCTCTCTATCAAGCCTATAAATCCGGAAAAATTCCGGCGGATCAGCAAAGTAAAGTGTTGAGCCTCATTGGTGAATTGGGCAATAGAAAGCAGCTCACGGAACTCTTTAAACTCTGTTTATCTCCCAAGTTGTCGGATGATGATAAAAGACTTGTCCTAACTTCATTGCTGCACACTAATCGCACGAGGGGTTTAAAACCCAATGTGGACTTTAAACTCATAGAGAACTTCTTGGATAACAATAAGCTTAAGCATATAAGTATAATGCTGATCGGTGAATGGAAAGTAAACGCATTGGCAAATAAGCTTGCTAAGCACGCGCTCGAGGGAAATAACCAAGCTTTTGTGGCCCTTGGCAATCTGCAATGTCAGGATTCTATAATAACATTGCTTTTGATTATTGAACAAAAAGCAGGTCAAAAAGAGGCTGTTAAAGCTGTAGCAGCCTTGGCTTCTCTGGATATGACTATTGCGGTTGAGCGTGCGGTCGAAATCTTTAAATCTCACAATACTAAGCTTGACTATGGTTCCATATTTACGGCCATTTTAAAAGATAAAGAAGGCCCTGAAGCACTTAGGTTGGCACTCCAAGGCAAAACTATTGATTCATCTATTGCTTTGCTGGGCGTTCAGCGAGCCAATACAATGGGACGTGATTTAAGTGCATTAATCACGAGCTTAAATAAAGCCGGCGACCTAAAGCCGATGAAGCAGTCTTTGACTGAAGATGAAATGACGGCTCTGATCAAAGCAGTTCGTGAAAAAGGCAACCCTCACATGGGGGAGAATATCTATCGCAAGCAATCGATTGCCTGTATCAATTGTCACGCCATTGGCGGAGCAGGTCCAAAAATTGGTCCGGATTTACTAAGTATCGGCGCTTCGGCCCCCATTGATTACCTAATCGAATCTATCTTGCAGCCCAGCAAAAAGATTAAAGAAGGTTATCACATGACTATGGTGAGTACGAAAGATGGTAAAATGATTGCCGGTTCTGAGGTGTCTGCCAATGATAATGAGGTCGTTATTCGCGATGCCTTAGGTAAGAAAATTCATATACCGACTAGGAATATTAAAACTAAGCAGATGAACCCCATGTCGATGATGCCTCCGGGCTTAGCAGCCTCTTTAAGTGAGGAAGAATTTATCCACATGATTGCTTTTCTCTCGCAATTGGGTAAAGAGGGTGACTTTAAATTATCGAATAAAAGATATATACGTACCTTCAAAGTGGTGGATCAAAAATTAATTAAACTCAACTGGGATCAGGTCGGCTCCTTTAATTATCAAACAGCACTGACAAAAGTGGATGCCACAATTCAGGTAAAAGATAAGAAGCTCTTTCCCAAAGCCAAACCGGTTCTAAAATTTGATATCGATGTTCTCAAAGAAGGTCAATTGACCCTGAAATTCTCCGATATTAAAGGGGTGACAACTTATAAAGTGAGCCGTGAAAAATTCCAGGTTGATGCCAAAACAAATACCGCCACGGTAAAGGTGAATAAAGGTAAAATGAGTATCATTCTAGTTCTTGATAAGTCTTATAGCTCTCAAGATCTACAGGTACAGATTTTTGAGCCAAAAACGAGTGCCTTGATAAAGCTGTAATAAGAGAAAAAGTTAGATCTAATCAACGTTGCCACCTTCGGTAAGATGAGCGAAAAGTAGATCATAGAAAAATCTCTTTACTCCGATAATATCTAAAAGCTTATTTTTGTGTAAGAAGCACAAAAATAAGCTTTAGTCTTTTAGGCTTGTCATATTCCCGTAAGTTCGTGACAATTGTATTGAAAGGAAGCTTTATTTATTAGGCTAAAGCTTCTACAATAAGAAAAATTGAATTTGTATATGAGTGAAGACGAAAGCATTTGGGAAACACTTTTTGACCGCGCCGATGAGGATGGGCGTGAAAAAAGTCTTTTAAACAGAATTTCTACGGTTGAAAACCGTTACGAGACTCTGGAAGTCGCAGGTGCAGGTGCTATGAAACGGGTCTTTAGGACCAATGATAGAGTTTCTGATCGTCTTATTGCCAGAGCAGTTCTTAAAGATCCGGAAAATGACCAAGCGGTTGAAAGTTTTTTGCGGGAAGCGCGAATTATTGCCACTCTTCAGCATCCGAATATTGTTCCTCTTTATGATATGGGAGTCGATGACTCAGGGCAACCTTTTTTTACCATGCGCTTACTCGATGGACTTACACTGACTAACATTCTAAATGAATTGAATAAGGGTAATGCGGAGTTTATCGAAAAATATACTTTATCCAAAAGAATAGATGTCTTTCTAAAAATCTGCGATGCCATGGCTTATGCCCATTCGGAGGGTGTTGCTCATCTAGACCTAAAACCTGATAATATTGCTGTCAGTCAATACGGTAAAACCCTTGTGTGTGACTGGGGCATAGCGGCTATTATTGGTAGTGAAGATAAGTTCGAAACCTCCCTTCTGGAAAGCTTCGATTATTACTCAAAGCGCTATTATACACTGAGCGGCGAAATTAAAGGTACGCCAGGGTATATGTCGCCAGAGCAGGCAAAAGGTGCTGAAGAAGTGAAAGATGAACGTAGTGATATCTTTGCCTTAGGTTGTATCTTTTATGAACTTCTCTGCTTTGAAAAAGCCTTGGCTGGTGATGGTTTAGCTTCTATTATTGCGATGACGATCAGTGGGGCAGTGGATCCCCCAGTTAAAAGACGCCCTGATTTATTCGTGCCCGAAAGTCTAAGTGCTATTTGCATGAAAGCCATGCGCAAAGACCCCGATCGACGCTATCAGAAAGTAGAAGAAATTATTGCTGATATCGATGCCTACCGGCAGGGCTTTTTAACGGAAGCCGAAGACTTTTCATTTAAAAAACAATTTTACTTGCTTTACAAAAGGAATCGACAGATTTGTCATGTGGCCCTAGGCTTTATTATCATTATCATCTTGGGGTCTTTTTACTTTGTTGATAGTCTTAAAAAAGAAAAAGAAGCAACCGACCAAGCTCTCGAACACTCGGAAAATCTTCGAGCTCAGAATCAAAAAATCTCGGTTGAGGCAAGCGAGAATTATGCCCTCAAGGCGAGAACGGCTTATTACCGCTTTCAAATGCTTCCTGCAACTGACCTTTGCGAAGCCGCTTTAGCACTTGATAGTAATAATGAATTAGCCATATCATACCTCGCGAAAATTTTACTGATTCAACAGAAGTATAAAGAATCCTATGAAAAAAGTCTTAGCTACATGTCTTTGCAACAGCCAAAAAGACGAGAGTTTAAAGAAAAAGATTTACGTGAATATACTCAAAAAATGCTCAGTTATCATGAAAGTGAGCATCAGGACATAAAACGTATTTATCCCAATGTTCAGGAATTCTTGAAGATTGAAGATCGTTTTGTTCTCATTGCCCAGCTTTATGCCTGGGCAATTATGGAAAAACAAAGTTTTGTGGATGATAAACTAAAAGAGATTGAGGCAGATATCAGCTGGCTCTTAAGCCATGAAAACGGCAAAGAAGTTAAGTGTAAGTTGAGCAGTGAAGTAGGGGGCTTTTTACTTGACCTCTCAGGCAATGGCGATTTAGCGGATATTCGCAGTATTGGTCAGCTTCCCATAGTGAAACTGGATTTGAGAGGTACACGCGTCAAACACATGAGCTTTGTTAAACCGGATGCCATCAATTTATTTGGACTGGATTCTTTTAGAAAGACCAAGATCTTATGGGTGGATAAGGAACAGGAAATTGCGCCGGATACATTTAGAAATGCAACGGTTCATTATCATTAACCGATTTCTCGCTGTAGCCTCTGTATTTCTTTAAACATCTTCTCTTCAACTCGTTTCTTGTTGACAGATATGGTGTTTTTTGGTATCGATAAACGCTCCGCAATAATATCAAAGGATTCACCCTTCATCAAAGCTTCAAAACAGAGGCGTGAGTTTTCACTCAAACCATCTTTAATATTTTGCCAGGCTTTTTTTGAGATAAAAACTTTCCATTCACGATCACTTATGGCCTCGATATCGGGGGGGAGTGAAGTCGGCAGTTCGAGTTTTTTATCTAATTCGGAACGTCGACTATGCTTGCGGATGTGATTGTTGACGGTGAATTTTGCGATGCGACTCAACCAATAACGAAAGCGACCCTTGTCGGGATCGTAGTTAAAATCAGGTAATTTTTGCCAACAGATGACCAGCGTACTTTGAACGTGGTCTTCTATTTCCACAGGTCGAACACCTAGATTTTTGATAATCACATAGATGTAGGGGCGATAGATTTCAATGAACTCATTCCAGGAATCTTCGTCCTGGGTACTTTTTATCTTTTGTAAGAGAGTCTGTCGCGTATAGTTTTCCATTAAATAGAATATCGGAGCAATAGAATTTCTTCTAGTTCTTTATTGTCAAATTTTGGTGATATTTCTTAAGCTCGAAGTAAATGATATGAGATATAGCTAAGTTCTGTGTATAAGGATGGAGGCAAGGAGCGCCGATTTGCAATCGGCAATTAAATTGCGGAATTAATATTTTGTGTATTTCAGGTAATGCTCCAACGCCTGACCCAAAAACTGCAGGCCGAAGGCCGATCTGCAGTGAGCGTAGCGAACGATCTGCAAGCGAAGCGATCTGATTACTTTATTCAATCGCACGCTAAAGCGTGGACTACATACATGCGTCTTTTATCCTGGGAGCGCGGCATTCCAATGCCGCATTGAATCACAAAAAAAGCCCGGCAGTTTAATGCCGGGCTTAAGAGTTGAGTGTGTTAGCTTTATTTAGCTAAGATAGACTCAGCGTAAACTAACTCGCCGCTTAAGGCGTCGTAGAACTGGAACATCACCTGAGGAATAGGGAAGGCTACACGACGTGTACCACCTAATTCTTTTGGGTTATTGAACACATTATTTACTTTGATAACGCAGAAGTGAGGGAATTTGCGGGCATCGCGAGGGATGTCGTTCATGGCTGTAGTAGACCAGCGAATTTCGCATTCACGAGGACCGTATTTAAAAGGGCCATTCATTGGACGATTACCTTCGTCACTAGGGCGGTGATTGACCGAGTTGTGAGGCCCGGAAGCGAATTCCCAAACGGAGTCAGTGATTTTGACTGAGTAAGAGTTGTGTAGGTCACCGGAAAGGATGAAGACTTTTTTGCCGAGCTTATCCCAGAAGTCGATAAGTTTTTCACGTTCATCAAAGAACACCGTCCAGGCATCATCTTTTGTGGGAGCCGCAAAACTTACCGCACCGCCGCCACCGACGTGGGGAACCATGAAGTTTACAGAAGAAACCACGAAGTAGAACTCAGCATCTTTTTTAGCCATGAGGTTCATCATCCACTCACGTTGCTTTTTGCCGATCATCGAGATGCCTTTCTTATAAGGATTCTTGATGTCGTGGGCATCGCGCTGGGATTTGGTGTCGAGTAAAATAAAGCGGCAGTTAGCAACTTTGAAGGTACCGAAATTATCGCGACCAATTGAGTAATGACTCTCACGAGTTTCTGCGAGTGGGGGATTGATTTCCAATGTGTGTTTGTCGATGACTTTTACGATCTCATAAACTTTTGCATTGGGATCGCCGCCTTCTTTGTCTCCGTTGACACTATCAATCAGACCTGCGTCTTCTGTGCTCCAGTGAATGTGAAGGTTGGTGGTTTCCTTAAAATTAATTTTAGTGAAGTCAGCCGATTTATCCACGAGGAACTTAGAACCCTTTTTGGCCTGAGTTCTACCAAAGTGAATGCCCTGCGTTGTTTCAGTAGGATTGGCCCAGCCGAGGTAGTCGTACCAGCCTTGAGTTCCCGTGTCTCTGAATACAGCGCGACGGTCTTGGAAACCTACTGTCGACGTACCAATGATGTCGTTGAGTAATTCGTGGTCATCGAAAGTAAAGAAACTTGGGAGGTTGCGGTGCCAGTCCATGAGGTTGGGAGCGCGATGCATATAGGTTTTGTAATTTTCCCATACACCTGTGAGGTGCGGTGCATCTTCAAGGATTTTTGGGACTTCTTCAGTACCAACCTGTTGTTTCCACTGCTCCACAGTGAAATCGCGGTCTTCTTCGTAGATCCAGTCACCATTTTGTATAGCAAAATCAAGATTATTGCGGAAATTATTATTTAAAGTATCATATGCCGGAACGCCGTAGCCAAGGCCATTATTGGGGTTTTGGTTATTACCGCAGGCAAACTCAAATGAAAAGTTAAAAAGTCCCTCAGGATTGAGATCAGACTTCAAGAGTTTTGTGTCGTTAAGTGTTTTGAATGATCCCTCTGGACTAATTTGCTTACCGTCAGAAAAAATGGCGTAGAAATACTCTGTGCCCGGAGTCAAATCCGTCAGCTCCACAGTTCCGGTATTGTCGTGACTTAGTTCAGTAGAAGTCGTTTTTGAACGAATATTCAAAGCACCTTTTTCAGTGCCATATCTCACGTAAAAACTATCAGGAGCTTCCGTTCTGCCCCAGACTTTGATACTATCGGAATCAACAGCGCCGAGAACCGGACCGTGTGACAGTGGTGCCTGGTTTTCTTTAAGTTGTTGATTAGCACAAGAGACCACGAAGGCCATGGATAAACAGCTAAATAATTTTCTCATTTTTTCCCTTTATTAATTTGTGTATTACACCATTATTGTGATGAGTTTTGCCTAAATGACACAAAATTAAAAAAAATGTTTTTTTAGTTGAGAAAAATTTTACCTAGCTTAAGAAATCTCTTCAAAAGAATTTAAAATTCAACCTTTTTTAATTAAACTTATTTATTTTAGTCATGTTTATGGATTTTACGACAATTAATGAGTATATTGGCAAATAATGAACAAAGGAGTTCTCATGATATTATCGATCATTCCAACTGGCTTCATTCTCATTTCGCTCTCGCTTTTATTAAGCTGTAAAGCAGGGGAGAAATCCACAGAACAGACTCCAGTACTTAAAGAGAAAAAAGTAGCGGAAGCCGACAAGCTTGAAGATAAAGCTCAACTTCTTCCGGCAGATCACCCCTTTGCTCAGTGTGCTACTTGTCATGGCGTGAATGGTGAAGGTAATCAGGAGCTATTTAGTCCCCGGATTTCAGGTCAGAATTCCGCGTACATTAATCAGCAAATTGAATCCTATAAGATGGGGTGGCGAGGGAAGGATCCCAAAAATCCTCATGGCCTAATTATGGCGGAAGTCGCAAAAAAGCTAAGTAAAGAAGATTTGGAAAAGATCAATAAGTATCTCAAGACAGTGAAAGCAGAAGAAAAATCCCCGCGTTTGTATGCTAATACAATTCGCGGCGAACGCCTCTACAGAACAAATGGCTGCTCTTATTGCCATGGAGATAATGCCGAAGGTGACCCGGTCAATAAGGTGCCAAGGTTGAATCATCAGCATGGTTGGTACATGCTCAAGCAATTGAAGAATTTCAAAAGTGGCGTGCGCGGGGCTCATGCCGATGACGCCATGGGGCATACCATGGCCTTCTACGCAAAAACTATTCATGATGAGCAGTCAATGCACGACATCATTTCATGGATTACTTCCATCTCCAAGAAAAAATAGGGCGAGAGCATATTATACAGATTTGACTAAAATCCATGTGGCTAGTCCACGCTTCAGTCTGCGATAGAATAAAGTAATCAGATCGCTTCGCTTACAGATCGTTCGCTACGCTCACTGCAGATCGGCCTTCGGCCTGCAGTTTTTTGGTCAGGCTTTCGGGGATTACCTGAAGTACACAAAATATTAATTCCGCAATTTAATGCCGATGATAAATTTGATCTCCTAAAAACTGCTGAGTTCGCAAAAATTTGAATGTCTGTTTTACATTTGACCGACTTTCGTCAGATATATAAATTCTATGACAATAGTAGATAGAGACTTAGCTAGCCTATATTAAATGAGTAGCGAATCTTATAATAATCCATCCGCCAAAAGGAGCTGACCTTTGAAGATTATACATTTTCTAATGACCCTTTTAACCGCCTGTTTAGTGGGCTGTTTTATTGGGGCAGATTATGAGGATAAAGAGATAGCCGTCTACAAGATAAAAGGGCCTAAAGTCTTAGCCTGGATGGATGAAGACTCTAAGAAAGAAGATTTAGGAAACCAAAACCTATCAAGAAAATATGACGATATACTTCGTCGAATTTTAGCGAGGGAATTGAATGCTAATGGTCA is a window of Lentisphaera araneosa HTCC2155 DNA encoding:
- a CDS encoding PVC-type heme-binding CxxCH protein — translated: MKWLVYLSLFLGFTYILNSAPLELKDGDRVAFVGGTFIEREAEYSLIETYLTLAHAEKDIKFRNLGWSADTVRGESRGYEKIGAGYAPLLKKVSDTKPTKIILAYGANEAWSGKTGLDKFVQDYKTLINDLKVRNNAEIILMSTPRQENLGGAYPNPADYNHLLKIYFSAVEKLAADQGLTYIDLFSEIQDIKGLTTNSIHLNEDGYRRIAEVLSGLKKNDHSKITKKGLAEGTYDVQVKGKMLFRTQASELGKGLELKHLKLHEKLLQKEIRDKNEQFFHAWRPQNNSYIFGFRKHEQGQNSKEVIEFAEKVVGYEKRITELKKLTKVSPQFVLASEIKRKASSDNEKLILPPEEEIKTFNLPNDLEVSLFATEPMIINPTNMNWDSKGRLWVACTPDYPQIKPGHLASDQIVVLEDTDNDGKADKHHVFVDNVLIPTGVLPGNGGVYVSNSTELIHYKDTDGDMRADEKKIIMSGFGTEDTHHIIHTPYWGQDGMLYFSQSIYINSHIETPWGVERLWAGGIWQYNPHTERLQVYSRGLVNAWGFSMDKYGQTFATDGAGAHGINYQFPGVAQLTARGTSHLYPGLNPGQPKHCGLETISGDHFPEKYRGLMVTNDFRGHRTNTFKLTENGSAFVSNQQLDIISTGSGKLDRSGKGGGFRPVDVKMGPDGALYIADWSNIIIQHGEVDFRDKRRDQSHGRVWKIKAKGKDLKRTVDFTSLSTAKLLENLKSDDRYVADMTKRVLIERGADSVEPELLKFLTKEQSDYTKLQALWLRRGFNLPDSQLLLDVLSSEDYHIRAAALRVAAQQYSKDPGILKIFKVFIRDKAAIVRLEAVNGVRALNSKEAVEVALQALDSEVDKTIDYALKLTVRKLAQQWIGKTLFNGNIKHLIYAVSASENPRALDALYQAYKSGKIPADQQSKVLSLIGELGNRKQLTELFKLCLSPKLSDDDKRLVLTSLLHTNRTRGLKPNVDFKLIENFLDNNKLKHISIMLIGEWKVNALANKLAKHALEGNNQAFVALGNLQCQDSIITLLLIIEQKAGQKEAVKAVAALASLDMTIAVERAVEIFKSHNTKLDYGSIFTAILKDKEGPEALRLALQGKTIDSSIALLGVQRANTMGRDLSALITSLNKAGDLKPMKQSLTEDEMTALIKAVREKGNPHMGENIYRKQSIACINCHAIGGAGPKIGPDLLSIGASAPIDYLIESILQPSKKIKEGYHMTMVSTKDGKMIAGSEVSANDNEVVIRDALGKKIHIPTRNIKTKQMNPMSMMPPGLAASLSEEEFIHMIAFLSQLGKEGDFKLSNKRYIRTFKVVDQKLIKLNWDQVGSFNYQTALTKVDATIQVKDKKLFPKAKPVLKFDIDVLKEGQLTLKFSDIKGVTTYKVSREKFQVDAKTNTATVKVNKGKMSIILVLDKSYSSQDLQVQIFEPKTSALIKL
- a CDS encoding serine/threonine protein kinase, translating into MSEDESIWETLFDRADEDGREKSLLNRISTVENRYETLEVAGAGAMKRVFRTNDRVSDRLIARAVLKDPENDQAVESFLREARIIATLQHPNIVPLYDMGVDDSGQPFFTMRLLDGLTLTNILNELNKGNAEFIEKYTLSKRIDVFLKICDAMAYAHSEGVAHLDLKPDNIAVSQYGKTLVCDWGIAAIIGSEDKFETSLLESFDYYSKRYYTLSGEIKGTPGYMSPEQAKGAEEVKDERSDIFALGCIFYELLCFEKALAGDGLASIIAMTISGAVDPPVKRRPDLFVPESLSAICMKAMRKDPDRRYQKVEEIIADIDAYRQGFLTEAEDFSFKKQFYLLYKRNRQICHVALGFIIIIILGSFYFVDSLKKEKEATDQALEHSENLRAQNQKISVEASENYALKARTAYYRFQMLPATDLCEAALALDSNNELAISYLAKILLIQQKYKESYEKSLSYMSLQQPKRREFKEKDLREYTQKMLSYHESEHQDIKRIYPNVQEFLKIEDRFVLIAQLYAWAIMEKQSFVDDKLKEIEADISWLLSHENGKEVKCKLSSEVGGFLLDLSGNGDLADIRSIGQLPIVKLDLRGTRVKHMSFVKPDAINLFGLDSFRKTKILWVDKEQEIAPDTFRNATVHYH
- a CDS encoding RNA polymerase sigma factor; this translates as MENYTRQTLLQKIKSTQDEDSWNEFIEIYRPYIYVIIKNLGVRPVEIEDHVQSTLVICWQKLPDFNYDPDKGRFRYWLSRIAKFTVNNHIRKHSRRSELDKKLELPTSLPPDIEAISDREWKVFISKKAWQNIKDGLSENSRLCFEALMKGESFDIIAERLSIPKNTISVNKKRVEEKMFKEIQRLQREIG
- a CDS encoding alkaline phosphatase D family protein, encoding MRKLFSCLSMAFVVSCANQQLKENQAPLSHGPVLGAVDSDSIKVWGRTEAPDSFYVRYGTEKGALNIRSKTTSTELSHDNTGTVELTDLTPGTEYFYAIFSDGKQISPEGSFKTLNDTKLLKSDLNPEGLFNFSFEFACGNNQNPNNGLGYGVPAYDTLNNNFRNNLDFAIQNGDWIYEEDRDFTVEQWKQQVGTEEVPKILEDAPHLTGVWENYKTYMHRAPNLMDWHRNLPSFFTFDDHELLNDIIGTSTVGFQDRRAVFRDTGTQGWYDYLGWANPTETTQGIHFGRTQAKKGSKFLVDKSADFTKINFKETTNLHIHWSTEDAGLIDSVNGDKEGGDPNAKVYEIVKVIDKHTLEINPPLAETRESHYSIGRDNFGTFKVANCRFILLDTKSQRDAHDIKNPYKKGISMIGKKQREWMMNLMAKKDAEFYFVVSSVNFMVPHVGGGGAVSFAAPTKDDAWTVFFDEREKLIDFWDKLGKKVFILSGDLHNSYSVKITDSVWEFASGPHNSVNHRPSDEGNRPMNGPFKYGPRECEIRWSTTAMNDIPRDARKFPHFCVIKVNNVFNNPKELGGTRRVAFPIPQVMFQFYDALSGELVYAESILAK
- a CDS encoding c-type cytochrome, with protein sequence MILSIIPTGFILISLSLLLSCKAGEKSTEQTPVLKEKKVAEADKLEDKAQLLPADHPFAQCATCHGVNGEGNQELFSPRISGQNSAYINQQIESYKMGWRGKDPKNPHGLIMAEVAKKLSKEDLEKINKYLKTVKAEEKSPRLYANTIRGERLYRTNGCSYCHGDNAEGDPVNKVPRLNHQHGWYMLKQLKNFKSGVRGAHADDAMGHTMAFYAKTIHDEQSMHDIISWITSISKKK